The proteins below are encoded in one region of Rhinolophus sinicus isolate RSC01 linkage group LG07, ASM3656204v1, whole genome shotgun sequence:
- the CERS4 gene encoding ceramide synthase 4 isoform X2 translates to MWSSLNEWLWQDRLWLPPNNSWAELEDRDGLVYAHPQDLLAALPLALVLVAMRFTFERLVGLPLSRWLGVRDQARRLVKPNATLEKHFLVKGWRPKEPQMAVLAAQCGLTLRQTQRWFRRRRNQERPCLTKKFCEASWRFVFYLCSFFGGLSILYHESWLWKPAMCWENYPKQPLKPALYCWYLLELSFYISLLIRLPFDIRRKDFKEQVAHHLVTITLITFSYSANLLRIGSLVLLLHDSADYVLEACKMFNYAHQQQVCNSLFIVFSLVFFYTRLVLFPTQILYTTYYESIASSGPFFGYYFFNSLLLLLQLLHVFWSYLILRMIHSFVKKGQMEKDIRSDVEELDSSEGEAAQEHPQLKNGTAPTDGPRSRAAVWLANGHMSAM, encoded by the exons ATGTGGTCCAGTCTGAATGAGTGGCTGTGGCAGGACAGGCTCTGGCTACCGCCCAACAACTCATGGGCTGAACTGGAGGACCGGGATGGCCTGGTCTACGCCCACCCCCAGGACCTGCTGGCGGCACTGCCCCTGGCACTGGTGCTGGTAGCTATGCGCTTCACCTTCGAGAG ACTCGTCGGCCTGCCCCTGAGCCGGTGGCTGGGTGTGCGGGATCAGGCCAGGAGGCTAGTGAAACCCAACGCCACGCTGGAGAAACACTTCCTCGTGAAAGGATGGAGACCCAAGGAG cctcagaTGGCTGTCCTGGCCGCGCAGTGTGGCCTTACGCTGCGGCAGACCCAACGCTGGTTCCGGAGACGCCGGAACCAGGAACGGCCCTGCCTGACCAAGAAGTTCTGTGAGGCCAG CTGGAGGTTTGTCTTCTATCTGTGCTCCTTCTTCGGTGGCCTCTCGATCCTCTATCAC GAGTCGTGGCTGTGGAAGCCGGCAATGTGCTGGGAAAATTACCCGAAGCAG CCCCTGAAGCCGGCCCTGTACTGTTGGTACCTCCTGGAGCTGAGTTTCTACATCTCCCTACTGATCAGGCTGCCCTTCGACATCAGGCGCAAG GATTTCAAGGAGCAGGTGGCACACCACCTTGTGACCATCACCCTCATCACCTTCTCCTACAGCGCGAACCTGCTGCGCATTGGCTCTCTGGTGCTGCTGCTGCACGACTCCGCCGACTACGTGCTGGAG GCCTGTAAGATGTTTAACTATGCGCACCAGCAGCAAGTGTGCAACTCTCTCTTCATCGTCTTCTCCTTGGTCTTCTTCTACACTCGCCTTGTTCTCTTCCCCACCCA GATCCTGTATACCACGTACTACGAGTCCATCGCCAGCTCGGGCCCCTTCTTCGGCTACTACTTCTTCAactccctgctgctgctgctgcagctgctgcacGTGTTCTGGTCCTACCTCATCCTTCGCATGATCCACAGCTTCGTTAAGAAAGGCCAG ATGGAGAAGGACATTCGCAGTGACGTGGAGGAGTTGGACTCGAGTGAAGGGGAGGCGGCCCAGGAGCATCCGCAGCTGAAGAACGGGACGGCGCCCACTGATGGCCCTCGGAGCCGGGCAGCCGTGTGGCTGGCCAACGGGCACATGTCAGCCATGTAG
- the CERS4 gene encoding ceramide synthase 4 isoform X1, with translation MWAPRECWQLRGSEPGQKRGPRRGRGARVANRGEAGARLSAQRTVLDSNTGGARSLPRCPLRVRPASCAPRMWSSLNEWLWQDRLWLPPNNSWAELEDRDGLVYAHPQDLLAALPLALVLVAMRFTFERLVGLPLSRWLGVRDQARRLVKPNATLEKHFLVKGWRPKEPQMAVLAAQCGLTLRQTQRWFRRRRNQERPCLTKKFCEASWRFVFYLCSFFGGLSILYHESWLWKPAMCWENYPKQPLKPALYCWYLLELSFYISLLIRLPFDIRRKDFKEQVAHHLVTITLITFSYSANLLRIGSLVLLLHDSADYVLEACKMFNYAHQQQVCNSLFIVFSLVFFYTRLVLFPTQILYTTYYESIASSGPFFGYYFFNSLLLLLQLLHVFWSYLILRMIHSFVKKGQMEKDIRSDVEELDSSEGEAAQEHPQLKNGTAPTDGPRSRAAVWLANGHMSAM, from the exons ATGTGGGCGCCCCGGGAGTGTTGGCAGTTGCGCGGGTCAGAGCCGGGCCAGAAGAGGGGCCCTCGGAGGGGGCGGGGGGCCCGAGTAGCGAATAGAGGAGAAGCAGGGGCCAGACTGAGCGCGCAGCGGACCGTGCTGGATTCAAACACAGGAG GCGCGCGGTCCCTGCCCCGCTGCCCACTCCGGGTGCGCCCAGCCTCCTGCGCCCCCAG GATGTGGTCCAGTCTGAATGAGTGGCTGTGGCAGGACAGGCTCTGGCTACCGCCCAACAACTCATGGGCTGAACTGGAGGACCGGGATGGCCTGGTCTACGCCCACCCCCAGGACCTGCTGGCGGCACTGCCCCTGGCACTGGTGCTGGTAGCTATGCGCTTCACCTTCGAGAG ACTCGTCGGCCTGCCCCTGAGCCGGTGGCTGGGTGTGCGGGATCAGGCCAGGAGGCTAGTGAAACCCAACGCCACGCTGGAGAAACACTTCCTCGTGAAAGGATGGAGACCCAAGGAG cctcagaTGGCTGTCCTGGCCGCGCAGTGTGGCCTTACGCTGCGGCAGACCCAACGCTGGTTCCGGAGACGCCGGAACCAGGAACGGCCCTGCCTGACCAAGAAGTTCTGTGAGGCCAG CTGGAGGTTTGTCTTCTATCTGTGCTCCTTCTTCGGTGGCCTCTCGATCCTCTATCAC GAGTCGTGGCTGTGGAAGCCGGCAATGTGCTGGGAAAATTACCCGAAGCAG CCCCTGAAGCCGGCCCTGTACTGTTGGTACCTCCTGGAGCTGAGTTTCTACATCTCCCTACTGATCAGGCTGCCCTTCGACATCAGGCGCAAG GATTTCAAGGAGCAGGTGGCACACCACCTTGTGACCATCACCCTCATCACCTTCTCCTACAGCGCGAACCTGCTGCGCATTGGCTCTCTGGTGCTGCTGCTGCACGACTCCGCCGACTACGTGCTGGAG GCCTGTAAGATGTTTAACTATGCGCACCAGCAGCAAGTGTGCAACTCTCTCTTCATCGTCTTCTCCTTGGTCTTCTTCTACACTCGCCTTGTTCTCTTCCCCACCCA GATCCTGTATACCACGTACTACGAGTCCATCGCCAGCTCGGGCCCCTTCTTCGGCTACTACTTCTTCAactccctgctgctgctgctgcagctgctgcacGTGTTCTGGTCCTACCTCATCCTTCGCATGATCCACAGCTTCGTTAAGAAAGGCCAG ATGGAGAAGGACATTCGCAGTGACGTGGAGGAGTTGGACTCGAGTGAAGGGGAGGCGGCCCAGGAGCATCCGCAGCTGAAGAACGGGACGGCGCCCACTGATGGCCCTCGGAGCCGGGCAGCCGTGTGGCTGGCCAACGGGCACATGTCAGCCATGTAG